One Salvia splendens isolate huo1 chromosome 12, SspV2, whole genome shotgun sequence genomic window carries:
- the LOC121759179 gene encoding uncharacterized protein LOC121759179 — MEDRDFVVGQEFPDVKAFRSAIKEAAIAQHFELRIVKSDLIRYIAKCAAEGCPWRIRAVKLPNAPTFTIRSLDGAHTCGKNAYAGHHQASVDWIVSFIEERLRDNINYKPKDILHDVYEQYGITIPYKQAWRAKERGLQAIYGSSEEGYYLLPVYCEQIRKNNPGSVAEVFTAGSDNRFQRVFISFYASLKGFFEGCLPIVGLGGFPLKSKYLGTLLSATSFDADGGLFPLAFGVVDVENDESWMWFLSELRKAFEMHTEIIPHLTFLSKWQKGVGDAVKRKFPACCHAICMKHLSESIVREFKNPRLVQLLWKAAYATTASAFKEKMAELEEVSAEASKWLQQYPPSRWALLYFEGTRYGHLSSNVKEFNQWILESRELPVTQVIEQIHCKLILEFEERRARCKSWFSILAPSAEKHMIEAMNRASTYQVLRSDEVEFEVLSAERSDIVNIRTHLCSCRDWQLYGLPCSHAVAALISSKNHIHAFTAKHFTVASYAAAYAEEINPIPGKIGLKKEGECETTMDDETRTVRPPKVRRPPGRPEKKRMCVEDLNREKHTVHCSRCNRTGHYKSTCKSEDCKSIQQM; from the coding sequence ATGGAAGATCGCGATTTTGTTGTTGGCCAGGAGTTTCCAGACGTTAAGGCCTTCCGGAGTGCAATCAAAGAGGCCGCCATTGCACAGCACTTTGAGCTTCGGATTGTTAAGAGTGATCTCATCCGTTACATAGCTAAATGTGCTGCTGAGGGCTGCCCATGGCGCATACGTGCGGTGAAGCTTCCAAATGCTCCGACTTTCACGATAAGAAGCCTAGATGGAGCACACACTTGTGGGAAGAACGCGTATGCTGGGCATCATCAGGCTTCTGTGGACTGGATCGTCAGCTTTATAGAGGAACGGTTGCGTGACAACATAAACTACAAGCCAAAGGATATCTTGCACGATGTGTATGAGCAATACGGGATCACTATACCCTACAAGCAAGCCTGGCGTGCCAAGGAGCGCGGACTGCAAGCCATATACGGCTCTTCTGAAGAAGGGTATTACCTCCTTCCGGTGTACTGTGAGCAGATCAGGAAGAACAACCCGGGAAGTGTTGCTGAGGTGTTTACCGCTGGCTCTGACAACCGGTTCCAGCGTGTGTTTATTTCGTTTTATGCTTCTTTGAAGGGGTTCTTTGAGGGTTGCCTCCCTATCGTTGGGCTTGGTGGCTTTCCACTAAAAAGTAAATATCTTGGCACGTTGCTTTCTGCAACTTCCTTTGATGCGGATGGTGGATTGTTTCCGCTTGCCTTTGGTGTTGTTGATGTGGAGAACGATGAGAGTTGGATGTGGTTCTTGTCGGAGCTACGCAAGGCCTTTGAGATGCATACGGAGATCATACCCCATCTCACCTTCTTATCCAAATGGCAGAAGGGTGTCGGGGATGCTGTGAAAAGGAAGTTCCCGGCTTGCTGTCACGCCATTTGTATGAAACACTTGAGCGAAAGCATTGTAAGAGAATTCAAGAACCCCCGGCTTGTTCAGCTGCTGTGGAAAGCAGCATACGCCACTACTGCTTCTGCGTTCAAGGAGAAAATGGCTGAACTCGAGGAGGTCTCAGCAGAAGCATCGAAATGGCTACAACAATACCCACCTTCTCGTTGGGCGTTGTTGTATTTTGAGGGAACTCGCTATGGCCATCTCTCATCCAACGTCAAGGAGTTCAACCAATGGATACTTGAATCCCGGGAGCTGCCAGTGACTCAGGTGATCGAACAGATCCACTGTAAGCTGATATTGGAGTTTGAGGAGAGGCGCGCGAGGTGCAAGTCGTGGTTCTCCATTCTCGCCCCATCAGCGGAGAAGCACATGATCGAGGCCATGAATCGCGCTTCCACCTATCAAGTTCTTCGATCAGATGAGGTGGAGTTTGAGGTCCTCTCAGCTGAGCGTTCTGACATCGTCAACATCAGAACGCATTTGTGTTCTTGTCGCGACTGGCAGCTCTACGGGCTGCCATGCTCGCACGCCGTTGCAGCCCTCATCTCCTCCAAGAACCATATACATGCTTTCACAGCAAAGCACTTTACTGTGGCTAGCTACGCTGCTGCATATGCCGAAGAGATCAATCCCATACCGGGTAAGATCGGCTTGAAGAAGGAAGGCGAGTGCGAGACCACCATGGACGATGAAACAAGGACTGTACGGCCTCCTAAGGTTAGGCGGCCTCCCGGACGCCCCGAGAAGAAGCGAATGTGCGTGGAGGATCTCAACCGGGAGAAGCATACCGTCCATTGTAGTCGATGCAATCGAACCGGGCATTATAAGTCCACTTGCAAATCGGAGGATTGTAAGAGCATACAACAGATGTAG
- the LOC121759022 gene encoding LL-diaminopimelate aminotransferase, chloroplastic-like has product MSAIHQNVSTSLSASTSTFLAHNNLKSLKPSHVSVAGRLSAVVKCVATPSAEKTAYNTNVARNENLAKLQAGYLFPEIARRRNAHIAKNPDAKVISLGIGDTTEPIPEVITSAMSKRSEVLSTVSGYSGYGAEQGEQKLRAAIASTYYSGLGIEENDIFVSDGAKSDISRLQVLFGSNVTMAVQDPSYPAYVDSSVILGQTGLFQKDVEKYANIEYMRCTPENGFFPDLSTVGRTDIIFFCSPNNPTGSAASREQLTKLVQFAKENGSIIVYDSAYAMYVSDDSPRSIFEIPGAKEVALEVSSFSKYAGFTGVRLGWTAIPKELHYSDGFPVAKDFNRIVCTCFNGASNIAQAGGLACVSPEGIKAMHEVVGFYKENTAIIVDTFDSLGFKVYGGKNAPYVWVHFPGRSSWDVFSEILEKTHVVTTPGSGFGPGGEGFVRVSAFGHRENVLEACRRFKELYK; this is encoded by the exons ATGTCGGCGATTCACCAAAATGTTTCCACTTCTCTCTCCGCATCCACCTCCACTTTCCTCGCTCACAACAATCTCAAGTCCCTCAAGCCTTCTCATGTTTCGGTGGCGGGGAGACTGAGTGCGGTTGTCAAATGTGTTGCGACGCCGTCAGCTGAGAAAACTG CTTACAATACAAATGTGGCGCGCAACGAAAACCTAGCTAAGCTTCAAGCTGGCTATCTCTTTCCCGAG ATAGCAAGACGGAGAAATGCGCACATTGCTAAAAATCCAGATGCTAAAGTTATCAGCCTTGGAATTGGTGACACAACTGAGCCAATTCCAGAAGTCATTACTTCTGCCATGTCAAAG AGATCAGAAGTGCTGTCGACAGTCTCTGGTTACAGCGGTTATGGTGCCGAACAAGGTGAACAG AAATTGAGAGCCGCCATTGCTTCAACCTATTACTCTGGCCTTGGCATCGAAGAGAATGATATATTTGTATCTGATGGTGCGAAAAGTGACATATCTCGCCTCCAG GTCCTTTTTGGATCTAATGTTACAATGGCTGTTCAAGACCCATCTTACCCA GCTTATGTGGATTCTAGCGTTATTCTGGGCCAGACTGGACTGTTTCAGAAGGACGTGGAGAAGTATGCCAATATTGAGTACATGAGGTGCACGCCAGAAAATGGGTTTTTTCCTGATTTGTCCACTGTTGGCCGGACAGACATCATCTTCTTTTGTTCTCCAAATAACCCTACCGGTTCTGCTGCATCAAGAGAGCAACTAACCAAGCTTGTACAATTCGCCAAAGAAAATGGTTCTATCATAGTCTATGATTCTGCTTATGCTATGTACGTCTCAGATGATAGTCCGAGATCCATTTTTGAGATTCCTGGAGCTAAAGAG GTTGCACTTGAAGTTTCTTCTTTCTCCAAGTATGCTGGGTTCACTGGGGTTCGTCTTGGCTGGACAGCCATTCCGAAAGAGCTCCATTATTCCGATGGTTTTCCAGTGGCAAAGGACTTCAACCGCATAGTGTGTACCTGTTTCAACGGTGCATCTAACATTGCTCAAGCTGGTGGTCTCGCCTGCGTTTCACCTGAAGGCATTAAG GCAATGCATGAGGTGGTTGGTTTCTACAAGGAAAACACAGCTATCATCGTTGACACGTTCGATTCGCTCGGGTTTAAGGTTTATGGAGGAAAAAATGCACCATATGTTTGGGTCCACTTTCCCGGCCGAAGCTCGTGGGATGTGTTCAGTGAAATTCTGGAGAAGACCCATGTCGTCACCACCCCCGGAAGTGGCTTCGGGCCTGGTGGCGAAGGTTTCGTAAGGGTCAGCGCTTTCGGGCACAGGGAGAATGTTCTCGAAGCCTGTAGAAGATTCAAGGAGCTGTACAAGTAA
- the LOC121757004 gene encoding uncharacterized protein LOC121757004: protein MDLETENRIAAILLKQAAELRREAQKEGALAYLREPTVRCRPNSRFLTATVRGVQQANRVVEVNEMWRLRDKQLELDNKLRVIRRESNSGRSHKDIRESRTSTSRASDEVDNSANSSRSSKKRDHLDPLEDEEIDQFLHSRIKRGRGSVGSRMDETGPYLPLSPDSKNKFDNDNETILNKARVVLGPEKPYSLKSYELSSDDEPRPHKNKKASSKRHSRKNKSKEVSKDKKKKKRKEKRSKHHK from the exons ATGGATTTGGAGACAGAAAACAGAATAGCTGCCATTCTCTTAAAGCAGGCTGCAGAATTGCGCCGCGAGGCTCAGAAGGAAGGTGCACTTGCTTATCTTCGTGAGCCCACAGTTAGGTGCAGGCCAAATTCTCGTTTCTTGACTGCAACTGTTCGTGGAGTACAACAAG CTAATCGTGTAGTTGAAGTTAATGAGATGTGGCGACTAAGAGATAAGCAGCTCGAACTGGACAATAAGCTTAGAGTAATCAGAAGGGAGAGCAATAGTGGAAGGAGTCACAAGGACATCCGTGAGTCTCGCACTAGTACAAGTAGAGCCAGCGATGAAGTGGATAACAGTGCAAATTCTTCTCGCTCTTCAAAGAAAAGAGACCATTTGGACCCATTGGAGGATGAAGAGATTGACCAATTTTTACACTCCAG AATCAAGCGAGGCAGGGGTTCTGTTGGATCGAGGATGGATGAAACTGGCCCTTACCTCCCCCTTAGCCCAGATTCTAAAAACAAGTTCGACAACGATAATGAGACGATTCTGAATAAAGCAAGAGTCGTGCTTGGCCCAGAGAAACCTTATTCCCTGAAATCCTATGAACTGTCTTCGGATGATGAGCCACGTCCACACAAGAACAAGAAAGCCTCGAGCAAGCGCCATTCAAGGAAAAACAAATCAAAGGAGGTGTCGAAAgacaagaagaaaaagaagaggaagGAAAAGAGAAGTAAACATCACAAGTGA